One genomic segment of Theobroma cacao cultivar B97-61/B2 chromosome 6, Criollo_cocoa_genome_V2, whole genome shotgun sequence includes these proteins:
- the LOC18596512 gene encoding prefoldin subunit 6: MSSSSTALRELQRDLENKANDLSKLQKDIAKNHQVKKKYTIQLGENELVLKELDLLNEDANVYKLIGPVLVKQDLAEANANVRKRIEYISAELKRLDASLQDLEEKQYSKREAILKVQQRIQSHQAGKAKA, translated from the exons ATGAGTTCGTCATCCACAGCTCTTCGAGAACTACAGCGAGACCTCGAAAACAAAGCTAACGATCTTAGCAAACTCCAAAAAG ATATAGCTAAGAATCATCAAGTCAAGAAGAAGTACACAATCCAGTTAGGAGAGAACGAGCTAGTCCTCAAG GAGTTGGATTTATTAAATGAGGATGCAAATGTGTACAAGTTGATTGGTCCGGTGCTTGTGAAACAAGATTTAGCGGAGGCTAATGCGAATGTTCGCAAGAGAATTGAGTACATCTCTGCTGAATT GAAGCGACTTGATGCATCACTTCAAGATTTGGAAGAGAAACAGTACAGCAAGAGAGAAGCG ATATTAAAGGTGCAGCAGAGGATTCAATCTCATCAAGCCGGAAAAGCAAAGGCATAA